From Gottschalkiaceae bacterium SANA:
CAATAAAGTCAGCTTTTTGGTATGGTAGCAATTCACTCAACGCTTGGCGACGAGCTTCTTCTTTTTCTGAAAGAATCATAATGCGCATTTTTGCAATTCGCTCTTCATCAAAGAACATGTGCTCAGTACGGCAAAGACCGATTCCTTCTGCTCCAAACTCAACCGCTTTCGCTGCATCGCGAGGCGTGTCTGCATTCGCTCGAACATTCATTGTACGCGCTTCGTCAGCCCATTTCATGAATTTTGCAAAGTCACCTGAAATTTCAGGATCAACAGTTTTGATATCCTCGATATAAATGTTACCAGTTGAACCATCAAGAGAAATGAAATCGCCTTCTTTGATTGTTTGTCCGGCTACTGTAAATACTTTTGCTTTTTCATCGATTTTAATATCAGCACAACCAGATACACAGCAAGTACCAATACCACGAGCAACTACGGCCGCATGAGAAGTCATACCACCACGAACTGTCAAAATACCTTTCGCTGCATACATGCCTTCGATATCTTCTGGTGAAGTCTCTAAACGAACCAAGATAACACGTTCGCCACGTCCTGCTGCCTCTGCCGCATCTTCAGCTGTAAAGTAAACCTGACCTGCCGCCGCACCCGGAGATGCTGGAAGACCATTACCTACAATCGTGCCTGCTTTCAAAGCTGCTCCATCAAACATTGGGTGAAGCAATTGATCCAATTGATTAGGATCGACTTTCATCAATGCTTCATCTGTTGTAACCATTCCTTCTTCCACTAGATCAACTGCGATCTTCAAAGCAGCGGCTGCTGTACGCTTGCCGTTACGTGTTTGAAGGAAGTATAATTTTTTATCTTCAATTGTGAATTCCATATCTTGCATGTCTTTATAATGAAGCTCAAGACCCTCTGCAATTTTCATGAATTCCTTGTAAATCACTGGCATATCTTCTTCAAGTTTTCGGATTGGTTGAGGTGTACGAATACCTGCAACAACATCTTCGCCTTGAGCATTGATCAAATACTCACCATAGATTCCAGCTTCACCAGTTGCTGGGTTACGTGTAAATGCAACACCAGTACCAGAAGTATCACCCATGTTACCAAATACCATCATTTGTACGTTTACGGCAGTTCCCCAGTTGCTGGCGATACCATTCATACGACGATAAATCACCGCACGAGGGTTGTCCCATGAACTGAATACTGCAATAATTGATTCAAATAATTGCTCTTTTGGATCTTGAGGGAAAGCATGACCCATTTCTTCCTTGTAAAGAGCTTTAAATTCTTCAACAACTTGCTTCAAATCATCTGCAGACATTTTTGTATCATCATCAATGCCTTTAGCCTCTTTGATTTCATCCAAAACGCGCTCGAATTTGGATTTTGAAATACCCTTAACAACGTCAGAATACATTTGAATGAATCGACGGTAAGAGTCATAAGCAAATCGTGGGTTAGAAGTTGCTTTCGCAAAACCTTCAACCGCAACATCAGTCAAACCAAGATTCAATACAGTGTCCATCATGCCTGGCATTGAAACACGTGCGCCAGAACGGATAGAAAGCAACAATGGCATTTCAGTATCGCCAAATTTTTTTCCGGATACTTTCTCCAATTTTGCTAATTGCTCTTCAATTTGCGCTTTGATTTCATCAGAAATCATTTTTCCTTGCGCGTAGTAATCATTACAAGCCTCTGTAGAAACAGTGAAACCTTGTGGAATTGGAAGACCCATAACTGTCATCTCTGATAGATTTGCGCCTTTACCTCCAAGTAGATCCTTCATTTCTTTTCGACCTTCGTCGAAAAAGTATACAAACTTTGTCATTGAAAAACACCCCTTCTTTAATTCTTTGATATTTTTTGGATAATATCATTAGCTGTTTCTTCTATCGCACGATTGGAAACTGGTATAATTCGACATTGTAATGAGCGCATCACTTCTTCTGCATATTCCAATTCTTCCAAGATCCGATTCGAATCAGCATAACTAACATTGCTTCCCAAGCCCAGTTCCTTCAGACGTTCGGTTCGAATCATCGCCAACTCATTGGGGTCGATGCTCAATCCAATAATCTTTTCCGGTGGTACCTGGTATAACTCCTCTGGTATTCGTAATTCTTTCGCTAGGGGCACATTAGCCACACGCAGGTTTTGGAACGCAAGATACATGCTTAAAGGCGTTTTCGATGAACGGGAAACCCCAATCAACACCACATCTGCCTCTAAAATGCCACCTGGATTCTTTCCATCATCATAGCTGATGGCGAATTCCAACGCCTCAATTCGATTCATATTTTCCTGCTCAATCATCTTGCTTTCGTGAGATTCCTCCATGGGTTTTGACCCGACCACGGTTTCCAACTTTTCAGCAAAAGGCATGAGT
This genomic window contains:
- the ppdK gene encoding pyruvate, phosphate dikinase, yielding MTKFVYFFDEGRKEMKDLLGGKGANLSEMTVMGLPIPQGFTVSTEACNDYYAQGKMISDEIKAQIEEQLAKLEKVSGKKFGDTEMPLLLSIRSGARVSMPGMMDTVLNLGLTDVAVEGFAKATSNPRFAYDSYRRFIQMYSDVVKGISKSKFERVLDEIKEAKGIDDDTKMSADDLKQVVEEFKALYKEEMGHAFPQDPKEQLFESIIAVFSSWDNPRAVIYRRMNGIASNWGTAVNVQMMVFGNMGDTSGTGVAFTRNPATGEAGIYGEYLINAQGEDVVAGIRTPQPIRKLEEDMPVIYKEFMKIAEGLELHYKDMQDMEFTIEDKKLYFLQTRNGKRTAAAALKIAVDLVEEGMVTTDEALMKVDPNQLDQLLHPMFDGAALKAGTIVGNGLPASPGAAAGQVYFTAEDAAEAAGRGERVILVRLETSPEDIEGMYAAKGILTVRGGMTSHAAVVARGIGTCCVSGCADIKIDEKAKVFTVAGQTIKEGDFISLDGSTGNIYIEDIKTVDPEISGDFAKFMKWADEARTMNVRANADTPRDAAKAVEFGAEGIGLCRTEHMFFDEERIAKMRIMILSEKEEARRQALSELLPYQKADFIGIYEAMEGRPVTVRLLDPPLHEFLPHEDADIKILAEEMGVSFESLKETKDSLHEFNPMMGHRGCRLAVSYPEIAEMQARAIAEAAAFVNKEKGLNVVPEIMIPLVGEVKELKYVKEIVVRTVEAVKAETGVDFKYMVGTMIEIPRAALTADQIAEEAEFFSFGTNDLTQMTFGFSRDDAGKFLADYYAKGIYEQDPFARLDQTGVGQLVEMATKKGRSTREKLKVGICGEHGGEPTSVEFCHNVGLDYVSCSPFRVPIARLAAAQAAIKNK
- a CDS encoding pyruvate, water dikinase regulatory protein: MQNERLNIHVISDSIGETARQISQIAIEHFKGKKYRIKRYSYVRTEKRARKILMDSKEIGAVIVLATLNEALHRFVVESCQEQDLVLIDLLMPFAEKLETVVGSKPMEESHESKMIEQENMNRIEALEFAISYDDGKNPGGILEADVVLIGVSRSSKTPLSMYLAFQNLRVANVPLAKELRIPEELYQVPPEKIIGLSIDPNELAMIRTERLKELGLGSNVSYADSNRILEELEYAEEVMRSLQCRIIPVSNRAIEETANDIIQKISKN